One genomic segment of Panulirus ornatus isolate Po-2019 chromosome 3, ASM3632096v1, whole genome shotgun sequence includes these proteins:
- the LOC139761104 gene encoding beta-alanyl-dopamine/carcinine hydrolase-like isoform X3, translating into MTDASIQRRNALPILYTSGTYYEVGHDVGRTFRSRITDFLASIKNRHTGLLTKYSTGEGKISYDTTLATLQENFPHYVRELQGIADGALVPFYHLMVLHIASTYERFIFQAKTDDSSNDDPGKVTSFFGCSSVIVNMEGEILLGHTEDALKELTSNIYLVSAHIMEETPQGRWQTKEEHFTALCYAGYLPGFCMGYNRHGLVFSVNAITPLRVFSGKTICCLLCRALLAAESLEDVHNILRDEGVGVADGMAINAAFLNPNGDISFQNLEVGAAGHGERASQLSVLPVNTGNHLLHTNRYQHLQAPVVENELKWSSLLREARAVQCTPPTKRQHLLDLLSDTHHPEHPFFLTKSHFVTTTLGLFDLLKRKWTFWMDNPMTCQPLLSLPLVFSWDKE; encoded by the exons ATGACTGACGCTTCGATACAACGTCGCAATGCCCTCCCGATCCTCTACACCAGCGGAACTTACTACGAAGTGGGTCATGATGTG GGCCGGACCTTCCGCAGCCGTATCACAGACTTCCTGGCCTCCATCAAAAACCGTCACACAGGCCTCCTGACCAAGTACAGCACGGGAGAAGGAAAGATCTCGTACGATACCACGTTGGCCACGCTCCAG GAGAACTTCCCACACTATGTGCGCGAGTTGCAGGGGATTGCTGATGGAGCCCTTGTCCCCTTCTACCAC CTGATGGTGCTGCACATCGCCTCCACGTATGAAAGGTTCATTTTTCAGGCCAAAACCGATGACAGCAGCAATGATGACCCTGGGAAGGTGACATCCTTCTTCGGCTGCTCCTCTGTTATTGTCAACATGGAAGGCGAG ATACTTCTGGGGCACACAGAGGATGCCTTGAAGGAGCTCACTAGCAATATCTACCTGGTCTCAGCCCACATCATGGAAGAAACTCCACAGGGTCGCTGGCAAACCAAGGAAGAGCACTTCACGGCCCTCTGCTATGCAGGTTACTTGCCGGGCTTCTGCATGGGCTACAATAGACATGGCCTCGTCTTCTCCGTCAACGCCATCACACCACTCAGGGTCTTCTCGGGCAAGACAA TTTGTTGCTTGTTGTGTCGTGCGTTGCTGGCAGCTGAGAGCCTAGAGGACGTGCACAACATCCTGAGGGATGAGGGTGTTGGGGTTGCAGATGGCATGGCTATCAACGCTGCCTTCCTTAATCCTAATGGGGACATCAGCTTCCAGAACCTGGAGGTTGGAGCTGCGGGACATGGCGAGAGGGCCAGCCAGCTTTCTGTCCTCCCAGTCAACACTGGAAACCATCTGCTTCACACAAACCG GTACCAACACCTGCAGGCGCCAGTGGTGGAGAATGAATTGAAGTGGAGCTCTCTGCTGCGTGAGGCACGGGCAGTGCAGTGCACCCCACCCACTAAGCGTCAGCACCTGCTTGACCTCCTGTCCGACACCCATCATCCGGAACATCCCTTCTTCCTGACCAAGTCTCACTTCGTTACCACCACACTGG GACTGTTTGACCTGCTGAAGAGGAAGTGGACCTTCTGGATGGACAACCCTATGACGTGTCAACCgcttctctctctgcctctcgttTTCTCGTGGGACAAAGAGTGA